The segment AAGCCTTGCCGGCGGTCTTGGTGGTGAATGTCACCTTGGCGCCCTTGGGCAGCAGAAGCACATCGCCCGCGGTCGCGTCGAAGCTGTTCGTGCCATCCGAAACCGTGATCTCCCCTTCCAGGATCAGCTTGGTCTCGTCGTAATCATAAGTATAGACCAGCGGCTCGGCCGAGGCTTCCAGCCGGAAGAAGCCGCAGGTGATCGGCTTGTCGGGATTGTCCGAACCGACCACGTCCTGAAGGAAGGCGTTCACGCCGGGCGTCTCCATGGGCGCGATCTCCATCGACTGGGCATCGTCGATATGGGTGATCTGGGCAGCGTCCTCGGCGCTGACCATGCCGCCCAGCCACATCGACACGGTCGCGATGGCCATACCCGCAGCCCGAGTGAATTGCGTCATCTTGCTCTCCTCCTGCATGACGTTTCCGGGCTTCAGACTAACATCGGCGCGCCGCCCCCCGCATGACAGAGAACCCCTAATCCGAAACGGTGATCCCGGGGGAAGCATCGGCCGGCGGTGAAGGCGCGCGCCGGAACATGGCCGCACCGGCCCGAGGTTTTTCCTCGGCAACCGAAACGGGGGCCGCCGTGACGGACGCATGATTCTGCCATCCGCTGCCCCGAGATCCAGCGTCGGGGCGATTCCCGCTCCGGCCTGGCCGACGGTCGAGGTGACCGAGGTGCAGACCGGCCCGATGCGACAATGGCGCAACGGGCGCGGCTGTGCGGCCGGCTTCTGGACATGTCCCCGCCGGGCATGCCGGCGACCGCGCCGAAATCCCGCGAAAGACCCTTGCAGGGCGCGGCATAGGGCATCGCGGTTTCGGGGTTGACCCGTCCCTTGCCGGCGGAAACCTTGCGGGGGTGGATTCGTCACCGCCCGCAGGAGAGCCCATGACCACTTGCCGCCCCATCGCGCTGTCCGACGATCATGTCGCCCGCGTGGCCGCGGCCGAGGGACCGCTGCACGACCCGCGCTGGCGGATGCTCGAGGATGACGATCTGGACCTTCTGGCCGACCGGCTGACGCGCGGGCGGCCGCGGCCGATCCCAGTCTTCGCCTATGGCTCGCTGATCTGGAACCCCGGCTTTGCCGTCGGCGCCCGCCGCCGCGCCACCGCGCTTGGCTGGCATCGCAGCTTCTCGATCTCGCTCGAACATTTCCGCGGCACCCCGGACCGGCCGGGGCTGATGCTCGCCCTTGCCTCGGGCGGCTGCTGCGACGGGTTGGTGCTGGACATCGCCCCGGGAACCGAGACGCAATCGCTGCGCGCCATCCTGCGGCGCGAGCTGGTCGCCCATGAACTCGCGGCCAATGCCTGCTGGATCGAGGTCGAGACCGAACGCGGGCGCGAACCGGCCCTGACCTTCTATGCCGATCCGGTCGGCACGCAGCTTGCCGAACTGACCGTCGAGGAACAGGCCCGGCGGCTGGCCCGTGCGGCCGGGGCGGCCGGGTCCGGCGCGGAATACCTGCTGCGCACGGTCCGGGGTCTGGCGGAACACGGCATCCATGACGATTACATCTGGACGCTGCAGCAACTGGTGGCCGAGGAAATAGATGCGGCACCGGGCAAGGCCCGGCGCGGCGAATGACGGCCGGCTCCCGGCCCTCCTTGCTCCTCCGGGGCGGAGACCGTCAGCGAAGCAGTCGCCGCTGGAAGGCCGGATCGGGCAGGGCGCACATGTCCGACCTGCCGAACAGCCGGTAACGGTTGCGCGCGACGCGCCGGTAAAGCCAGTTGCGCAGCCCGCGCGGCAGCAGGCGCAGCGGCGCGGCCAGCCGGCCGGCTCCGCCCAGCCGCCGCCCGGCATGGATCAGCGCGTCGCAATCGGAATGGGCGATGCCATCCTCGATGAACAGCCAGCTCGGGGGATCTTCCGCATCCAGCCCGTAATGCCGCAGCAGCGCCGCCCCGAGCGGCGTCTGGACCGGACATATCCGCACGTCTCCCGAGCGGTCCATACGATGGATCATCCGCGCCCCCCAACTGCAAAGCGCGCATTCCGCATCCATCACGGCCAGCGGTGCGGAATCGTCGAAGCCCGGCACCAGCGGGTCGTCGCGAAAGGAATGGGAACGGGCCGCGGTCATGCCGCCAGCATCAGGCAAGGGCGGCGGCCGGGCAAGCCCAATCGCCCGCCGGCGGGCGATCTGCGCCCGGGCCGGGCCGGCGGACATGAAAAAACCCCGAGGCATCGCCGCGGGGTCCGTTCATCGCCGGCTACGCCTCAGGCGCGGCGGGCAATCCGCTCGATATCGCCGCGGGTCAGGCCGATATCGTCAAGCTCGCGATCGGTCAGCAGGTTCAGCTCGCGGCGGGTGATGCGGGCGTTGTTCCAGCCGGCAACCGTGGCGGTCACACGCGCAACGATGCGGCCCAAGCCACCGGCAGCGGGGTTATGGCTCATTTCGACAGCGGACATCTTGGCACCTTTTTCATCTTGCCCGTTCAGCGGGCCTGTTTCGGACAGGACGGATATAGGCCGCGACAGCCGGCGGCAGTAGCCATGCCCGTGGCAAACCCGCCATGCGTTCTGCGCTGCAGCATGAGCGGCGGGCGGGAAGCCGCACGGCGGTTCGGCGGACGATACGGCTTGCCATCGGCCGGCGGGCGGGCTAGTCCGACATCGTCGGTTTCCGCAAGGAATTGAAAGGGAATCCGCCGCCGGACCTGTCCGGCGAACCGGAACTGCCCCCGCAACTGTAGGCGGCAAGGGATTTCGCGACGACGCCACTGTGGCAACCGCCATGGGAAGGCCGCGACGCCCCGATGACCCGCCAGTCAGGAGACCTGCCGACGTCAATCTCAACCCAGCCCGGGCGGGGTGCCCGGGGAGGTGCCGGATGAATTTTGCCCCGAGGTGCCTTGCCGCACCGGTTCCAGCCAGCCGCCGCGACCGCCTTCGGGGCGGGGCGCCGGCCGGTCTTGGGCCGCGCTCTCCCCTCCTGTCTTCGGCTGCCGTCATCATCGGAGACATGCCATGTTCGTCCGCTTCCTGACCGCCGCGCTGCTTTGCGCGACCGGCTTCGCGCCGCCCGTCACAGCCGGGGCGCAATACCCGCTGAAGCTGCAGAATTGCGGGGTCGATCTGACCTTCGACCAGGCGCCCGACAGCGCCGTCACCCTGGGTCAGGCCGCGACCGAGATCCTGTATTCGCTGGGACTGGCCGAGAAGGTGACCGCCACCTCGGTCTGGTTCACCGAAGTCCTGCCCGAATTTCGCGACACGAATGCCGGGATCGAGCGGCTGGCCGACAACGACCCGAGCTTCGAATCGGTGGTGGCGAGGAAGCCCGGCCTCGTCGCCGCGCAATACGAATGGCATGTCGGCCCGCAGGGCATCGTCGCCACGCGCGAACAATTCGCCGATGTCGGCATCCCGACCTATGTCCTGCCCGCCGACTGCTGGCACAAGGACAATGCCAGCGGCTCTGACGGCACCCGCTCGACCATGTTCGAGATGCAGTCGGTCTATGCCGGCGTCAACGAGCTGGGCCGCATCTTCGACGTGCCCGAGCGGGCCGAGGCGCTGGTGGCGCAGCTGCAGGCGCGCGAGGCGGCGGCCAGCGACAAGGCGAAGGCGCTGAACCTGCAGGACGCCTCGGCGGTATTCTGGTTCTCCTCGGCGGAAATGGATGTCGATCCTTATGTCGCCGGGCGCAAGGGACCGCCCGGCTACCTGATGGCGAAGCTGGGGCTGAGAAACATCGTCGAAAGCGACGAGGAATGGCCGGCCATCAGCTGGGAGACCATCGCGCGGGCCAACCCGTCGATCATCGTCATCGCCCGGATGGACCGTCGCCGGTACGAGGCCGACGATCACGAGAAGAAGATCGCCTTCCTGAAATCCGATCCGGTCACCCGCCAGATGGATGCGGTCGAAAACGACAGGATCGTGATCCTGGACGCCCATGCGATGGATCCCTCGATCCGCAACATCGCCGCGCTCGAGACGCTGGCCGCGGCGCTGCCGGTGCTTGGGCTGCGATGACCGAGACGGCGACCCTTGCCGGCCGGCTTCGGGTCCGGCCCCACCTCTGGCTTCTCGTCTGGCGCGGGGCCTTCGGGCTGGGCCTGCTGCTGGCGGCGATCCTGGCCGGGGTCGTCATCGGCGAGACGCCGCTGCCGGTTGCGACGGTGACGGCGGAGCTTGCCAACAAGCTCGGGGGGGCCGGGTTTCCGGTCGATCCCATCGACGCGGCCATCGTCTGGAACTACCGGATACCGCGCATCCTGGTCGCCGCCGCCTGCGGGGCGGGGCTGGCGCTGTCGGGCGTGGTGCTGCAGGCGCTGATCCGCAACGCCCTTGCCGATCCCTACCTGCTGGGCGTCTCGGCCGGGGCCTCCACCGGCGCGGTGGCGGTGGCGATCCTGGGGGTCGGCGGCGGGACGCTGGGGCTTTCGACCGGCGCCTTCATCGGCGCGCTGCTGGCTTTCGCACTGGTCTCGACCCTGGCGCGGGCCGCGGGCGGCGGGTCGGCGCAACTGGTTCTGGCCGGAATCGCCGGGTCGCAGCTTTTCAACGCGCTGACCAGCTTCTTCATCGCCAAATCCGCCAATGCCGAACAGGCGCGCGGGATCATGTTCTGGCT is part of the Paracoccus sp. TOH genome and harbors:
- a CDS encoding cupin domain-containing protein, giving the protein MTQFTRAAGMAIATVSMWLGGMVSAEDAAQITHIDDAQSMEIAPMETPGVNAFLQDVVGSDNPDKPITCGFFRLEASAEPLVYTYDYDETKLILEGEITVSDGTNSFDATAGDVLLLPKGAKVTFTTKTAGKAYVCGARLRDTA
- a CDS encoding gamma-glutamylcyclotransferase — encoded protein: MTTCRPIALSDDHVARVAAAEGPLHDPRWRMLEDDDLDLLADRLTRGRPRPIPVFAYGSLIWNPGFAVGARRRATALGWHRSFSISLEHFRGTPDRPGLMLALASGGCCDGLVLDIAPGTETQSLRAILRRELVAHELAANACWIEVETERGREPALTFYADPVGTQLAELTVEEQARRLARAAGAAGSGAEYLLRTVRGLAEHGIHDDYIWTLQQLVAEEIDAAPGKARRGE
- a CDS encoding DCC1-like thiol-disulfide oxidoreductase family protein, translating into MTAARSHSFRDDPLVPGFDDSAPLAVMDAECALCSWGARMIHRMDRSGDVRICPVQTPLGAALLRHYGLDAEDPPSWLFIEDGIAHSDCDALIHAGRRLGGAGRLAAPLRLLPRGLRNWLYRRVARNRYRLFGRSDMCALPDPAFQRRLLR
- a CDS encoding DUF1127 domain-containing protein; its protein translation is MSAVEMSHNPAAGGLGRIVARVTATVAGWNNARITRRELNLLTDRELDDIGLTRGDIERIARRA
- a CDS encoding ABC transporter substrate-binding protein — translated: MFVRFLTAALLCATGFAPPVTAGAQYPLKLQNCGVDLTFDQAPDSAVTLGQAATEILYSLGLAEKVTATSVWFTEVLPEFRDTNAGIERLADNDPSFESVVARKPGLVAAQYEWHVGPQGIVATREQFADVGIPTYVLPADCWHKDNASGSDGTRSTMFEMQSVYAGVNELGRIFDVPERAEALVAQLQAREAAASDKAKALNLQDASAVFWFSSAEMDVDPYVAGRKGPPGYLMAKLGLRNIVESDEEWPAISWETIARANPSIIVIARMDRRRYEADDHEKKIAFLKSDPVTRQMDAVENDRIVILDAHAMDPSIRNIAALETLAAALPVLGLR
- a CDS encoding iron ABC transporter permease — translated: MTETATLAGRLRVRPHLWLLVWRGAFGLGLLLAAILAGVVIGETPLPVATVTAELANKLGGAGFPVDPIDAAIVWNYRIPRILVAAACGAGLALSGVVLQALIRNALADPYLLGVSAGASTGAVAVAILGVGGGTLGLSTGAFIGALLAFALVSTLARAAGGGSAQLVLAGIAGSQLFNALTSFFIAKSANAEQARGIMFWLLGNLSGVRWPDVALAGPVALAGFLACCWHIRALDGFAFGAQSAAALGIPVRWVQAVLIGAITLMTAVMVSLVGSIGFVGLVIPHAVRLAVGPRHGRLVPWSALAGAVFLIVADIASRMLIPGQVVSIGVVTALVGAPGFALILIRSRRRG